One window of the Deltaproteobacteria bacterium genome contains the following:
- the cas2 gene encoding CRISPR-associated endonuclease Cas2, which translates to MWVLITYDVNTESSDGRRRLRRVAKTCESYGQRVQKSVFEAQVDDGTWAEFRGRLLREYDVSQDSLRFYFLGEDGPRRIEHHGRDQSRDMEGPLIL; encoded by the coding sequence GTGTGGGTGCTCATCACCTATGACGTGAACACCGAGTCCTCGGATGGGCGTCGCCGCCTTCGGCGCGTCGCGAAGACCTGCGAGTCCTATGGACAACGCGTGCAAAAATCGGTATTCGAGGCGCAGGTCGACGATGGGACGTGGGCGGAGTTTCGAGGGCGTCTGCTCCGCGAGTACGACGTGAGCCAGGACAGCTTGCGTTTCTACTTCCTCGGTGAGGACGGCCCACGGCGAATCGAACATCACGGCCGCGACCAATCTCGCGACATGGAAGGCCCCCTCATCCTGTGA
- the cas1c gene encoding type I-C CRISPR-associated endonuclease Cas1 — translation MRQHHNVLYLTTAGAYVHKRDAAVEVVREGHEPVRIPRHHLQSIVCFGPMSVSPWLMHACAEEDIGLVFLTEEGRYLARVVGPQNGNVLLRRAQYRIADNVLETLELARTFVLGKVCNCRSHLRRAARDGAEPDRAKSFARAADHLTALLGSIRRAMELDELRGFEGAAAATYFGCFPALLRGEEAFGWTSRSSRPPMDGANAVLSFLYSVLAVDCGSAAQAAGLDPQVGFLHAEKPGRPALALDLMEEMRPVLADRVLFALVNRRQLQAKHVERQASGAVLLTAEGRRVVLTEYQERKREEIVHPFTQETTTYGILCHLQARLLARHLRGDLDAYPPFLLS, via the coding sequence ATGAGGCAACACCACAACGTCCTCTACCTCACCACCGCCGGCGCATACGTGCACAAACGAGACGCCGCGGTGGAGGTCGTGCGCGAGGGGCACGAACCTGTCCGGATCCCGCGACACCACCTGCAGTCCATTGTCTGCTTTGGTCCCATGTCGGTGAGCCCATGGCTCATGCATGCCTGCGCCGAAGAGGACATCGGCCTGGTGTTTCTGACGGAGGAAGGCCGCTACCTAGCGCGCGTGGTCGGGCCTCAGAACGGGAACGTCCTCCTGCGACGGGCGCAGTATCGCATCGCTGACAACGTGCTCGAGACGCTGGAGCTCGCAAGAACCTTCGTGCTGGGGAAGGTGTGCAACTGCCGGTCACACCTTCGCCGTGCGGCGAGGGACGGCGCGGAACCCGACCGCGCGAAGTCCTTCGCGCGCGCGGCAGACCATCTGACCGCGCTGCTCGGGTCGATTCGCAGGGCGATGGAGCTCGACGAACTGCGCGGCTTCGAGGGTGCAGCTGCTGCCACCTACTTCGGCTGCTTTCCAGCGCTGCTCCGCGGCGAGGAGGCCTTCGGCTGGACGTCGCGCTCGAGTCGCCCTCCGATGGACGGCGCGAATGCAGTATTGAGCTTTCTCTATTCCGTGCTGGCGGTCGACTGCGGAAGCGCGGCCCAGGCCGCAGGTCTCGACCCCCAGGTCGGGTTTTTGCATGCGGAGAAGCCCGGGCGACCTGCACTCGCGCTCGACCTCATGGAGGAGATGCGCCCCGTGCTGGCCGATCGGGTTCTCTTCGCGCTGGTGAATCGTCGACAACTCCAAGCAAAGCATGTCGAGCGCCAGGCCAGCGGCGCGGTGCTGCTGACGGCCGAGGGACGCCGCGTGGTACTCACCGAGTATCAGGAACGCAAGCGCGAGGAGATCGTCCACCCGTTCACCCAGGAGACAACCACGTACGGCATTCTCTGCCATCTGCAGGCGCGGCTGCTTGCGCGCCATCTCCGCGGCGATCTGGACGCCTACCCCCCGTTTCTGCTGAGCTGA
- the cas4 gene encoding CRISPR-associated protein Cas4: MDEADYLPIAILEKFQFCPRQAYLVHVERVFVENRFTIEGQLGHQRVHEADDEWRGETQLARGLKLVSHRLGVYGVADVVELSPGGVSPVEYKRGRRTKRACEHAQMCLQALCLEEMLNLQIPLGYVYHQESRRREAITIDARLRASVEALVSEARNALANPRAPAAIEKPHCRSCSLAAVCQPHVTCTGFSARRYLDEGLL, translated from the coding sequence ATGGACGAAGCCGACTACCTGCCCATCGCGATCCTGGAGAAGTTCCAGTTCTGCCCGCGACAGGCCTATCTCGTACACGTGGAGCGCGTTTTCGTCGAGAACCGCTTCACCATCGAAGGGCAACTCGGGCACCAGCGTGTGCACGAAGCCGACGACGAGTGGCGAGGGGAGACGCAGCTCGCCCGCGGGTTAAAGCTGGTCTCGCATCGCTTGGGCGTCTACGGCGTGGCCGACGTAGTGGAGCTATCCCCGGGCGGGGTGAGCCCGGTGGAGTACAAGCGCGGTCGACGCACCAAGCGGGCGTGCGAGCATGCCCAGATGTGTCTGCAGGCGCTCTGCCTCGAGGAGATGCTGAACCTGCAGATTCCCCTCGGCTACGTGTATCACCAGGAGAGCCGGCGTCGCGAGGCCATCACGATCGACGCCCGGCTGCGAGCGAGTGTCGAAGCCCTTGTCTCTGAGGCGCGGAACGCCCTCGCGAACCCGCGAGCACCCGCCGCGATCGAGAAGCCGCATTGCCGATCGTGCAGTCTGGCGGCGGTGTGCCAGCCCCACGTCACGTGCACGGGGTTCTCTGCGCGGCGCTACCTTGATGAGGGCCTCCTATGA
- the cas7c gene encoding type I-C CRISPR-associated protein Cas7/Csd2, translating to MAPLTHRYDMQLVFDCQDGNPNGDPDAGNMPRVDPETLHGLVSDVCQKRKVRDWVYLSRASDGSAAPGFDLLLGHTGLPMYGHATINSQIAQAFHLSLSAEDRAKLDALGGMPAVVQAADEGDDADPAETGDGTEKATGKRAPKAKNSDALKKLFKDFTKTYGAPAQKLLCASRFDVRTFGAVLSTGLNAGQVRGPVQCTFARSVDPVLTLDLSITRGMVTKDEDRAKKDREMGRKNILPYGVYRSQWFVSPMLANQTGFSAEDFKVLCDALLQMWELDRSAARGLMATRSLIVFEHASALGNARAHQLFERLNLRRIDVMKPPRSFNDYAVEVRRDGLPDGVRMFDLCQPEDYCRLFD from the coding sequence ATGGCACCCCTGACGCACCGCTACGATATGCAACTCGTCTTCGATTGCCAGGACGGCAACCCGAATGGCGACCCAGACGCCGGCAACATGCCGCGCGTTGATCCCGAGACGCTGCACGGGCTCGTCAGCGACGTTTGTCAGAAGCGAAAGGTTCGAGACTGGGTCTATCTGAGCCGCGCCAGCGATGGCTCGGCCGCGCCCGGCTTCGACCTGCTGCTCGGACACACGGGCCTCCCCATGTACGGCCACGCCACGATCAACAGCCAGATCGCCCAAGCCTTCCATTTGAGCTTGAGTGCCGAGGACCGAGCGAAACTCGACGCTCTAGGGGGAATGCCCGCTGTCGTCCAGGCCGCCGACGAGGGTGACGACGCGGATCCGGCAGAAACGGGAGACGGCACCGAGAAGGCGACAGGCAAGCGCGCGCCGAAGGCAAAGAACAGCGACGCCCTGAAGAAACTCTTCAAGGATTTCACGAAGACCTATGGCGCCCCCGCACAGAAGCTGCTCTGCGCCTCACGCTTCGACGTCCGCACATTCGGCGCTGTGCTGAGCACGGGGCTGAACGCGGGTCAGGTCCGTGGCCCGGTGCAGTGCACTTTTGCGCGCAGCGTGGACCCCGTGCTCACCCTCGATCTGTCGATCACCCGTGGCATGGTTACCAAGGATGAGGACCGGGCGAAGAAAGACCGTGAGATGGGCCGCAAGAACATCCTCCCGTACGGTGTGTACCGTAGTCAGTGGTTCGTCAGCCCTATGCTCGCCAACCAGACTGGTTTCTCCGCAGAAGACTTCAAGGTGCTCTGCGATGCGCTCCTGCAGATGTGGGAGCTCGACCGCTCCGCCGCCCGCGGCCTGATGGCGACGCGAAGTCTGATCGTCTTTGAGCACGCGAGTGCTCTCGGGAACGCGCGCGCGCATCAACTCTTCGAACGCCTCAACCTTCGACGCATCGATGTGATGAAGCCGCCGAGGTCCTTCAACGACTACGCGGTCGAGGTGCGGCGCGACGGATTGCCCGACGGCGTGAGGATGTTCGATCTCTGCCAGCCAGAAGACTACTGCCGCCTGTTCGACTAG
- the cas8c gene encoding type I-C CRISPR-associated protein Cas8c/Csd1 codes for MILQSLVALAEQEGLTDDPAYEEKEVQWLIDIDREGTILSVTYTGTKIPGEPRESFPRFSIPKRQPGRTSGVKADLLVDNARYLFALGEADGPSQRAKLELCARASIEQTARIATATGDAGALAQERAQRRILADPGALEAIFASGGDVLPAAVPHAQTRTVRVPRRWKSNHLFAFTHQETGQPALVSERPLVRKCLAQSAADDDEPTEMCLVTGRWCKPVALHKGVTLAGDTGPVPLLSFNNPAFLHQRRTKAEIAPMSAHAANAYVAALQRLLDRKGARARRSLLLTENTTVLFWSVTAQGAPDPLDDPFLATFFETRNDIAPDAVRGTYAAPFVGRAAILDDATPLFTLVLTREKSRVVLRTAELHTVGSVANSVRQFFDDLNIAPAREGERPPRGLRHLLDGTLSQKSTASSPAPDLAARLYLAALDQRRPLPPELLASLLRRIRTHDHDPSRGDTAVSTRRVALIKAVINRTFRNDPRCMKEISMALDIDHPSPAYQLGRAFAVLEKTQQEATNAKAGIADRFLGTAMAAPALVLPRLFKLSHHHREKIGGVNRGRQVNLEKLIDSILLRVSAPLPRTLSLVDQGTFILGYHHQRAELWSKPQPASDTATLAASAHP; via the coding sequence ATGATCCTGCAGAGCCTCGTCGCCCTGGCTGAGCAAGAAGGACTCACCGACGATCCCGCCTATGAGGAGAAGGAGGTCCAGTGGCTGATCGATATTGACCGGGAGGGGACCATCCTGTCCGTGACATACACTGGGACGAAGATACCTGGCGAACCTAGGGAGTCCTTTCCGCGCTTTTCCATCCCGAAGCGGCAGCCCGGCCGAACATCCGGCGTCAAGGCCGATCTTCTCGTAGACAACGCCAGGTATCTGTTCGCCCTCGGCGAGGCTGACGGCCCGTCGCAAAGGGCGAAGCTAGAGCTGTGCGCCCGGGCGTCCATCGAGCAGACGGCGAGAATAGCGACGGCGACAGGTGACGCGGGTGCACTTGCGCAGGAGCGCGCGCAACGACGGATCCTCGCGGACCCCGGGGCACTCGAAGCCATATTCGCCAGCGGAGGCGACGTTCTCCCAGCAGCGGTGCCGCACGCGCAGACTCGCACGGTCCGTGTGCCGAGGCGGTGGAAATCGAACCACCTCTTCGCCTTCACACACCAGGAGACTGGTCAGCCCGCGCTCGTGAGCGAGCGGCCGCTGGTCCGGAAATGCCTAGCACAATCGGCTGCCGACGATGACGAACCGACAGAGATGTGCCTCGTGACAGGTCGCTGGTGCAAGCCAGTCGCACTTCACAAGGGGGTGACCCTTGCGGGCGACACGGGTCCCGTCCCGCTGCTCAGCTTCAACAACCCGGCATTTCTGCATCAACGTCGCACCAAGGCCGAGATCGCCCCCATGTCCGCGCACGCCGCAAACGCCTACGTGGCCGCCTTGCAGCGGCTGCTGGACCGAAAAGGGGCTCGTGCCCGCCGCAGTCTCCTACTCACAGAGAACACCACCGTCCTCTTCTGGTCCGTCACGGCCCAGGGCGCACCCGATCCCCTGGACGACCCCTTCCTTGCCACCTTCTTCGAGACGAGAAACGACATCGCCCCGGACGCCGTCCGCGGGACCTATGCCGCCCCGTTCGTGGGGCGGGCAGCCATTCTGGACGATGCCACCCCCCTCTTCACGCTCGTCCTGACGCGCGAGAAAAGCCGCGTAGTGCTCCGCACAGCTGAGCTGCACACGGTGGGATCCGTCGCGAACAGCGTTCGTCAATTCTTCGACGATCTCAATATCGCCCCAGCCCGCGAAGGCGAGCGGCCACCGCGAGGTCTGCGCCATCTCCTCGACGGAACCCTCTCGCAGAAGTCTACAGCTTCGAGCCCGGCCCCCGACCTCGCGGCACGACTGTATCTCGCGGCGCTTGACCAGCGTCGCCCGCTGCCGCCAGAGCTACTGGCAAGCCTGCTCCGTCGCATTCGCACCCACGATCACGACCCTAGCCGAGGGGATACCGCCGTCTCCACCCGACGCGTGGCGCTGATCAAGGCCGTGATCAACCGCACTTTCCGAAACGACCCTCGATGCATGAAGGAGATCAGCATGGCGCTCGACATCGACCACCCGTCACCCGCATACCAACTCGGCCGCGCCTTCGCCGTGCTGGAGAAGACTCAGCAGGAGGCGACAAACGCCAAGGCCGGCATCGCCGACCGCTTCCTGGGCACCGCCATGGCGGCTCCGGCCCTTGTTCTGCCGCGGCTGTTCAAGCTGAGTCACCACCATCGCGAGAAGATCGGAGGAGTGAACCGTGGGCGCCAGGTGAACCTCGAGAAGCTCATCGACAGTATTTTGCTACGCGTCTCGGCTCCGCTGCCTCGCACGCTGTCCCTTGTAGACCAGGGGACCTTCATCCTCGGGTATCACCACCAACGCGCGGAACTCTGGTCCAAGCCCCAGCCCGCGAGCGACACCGCCACCCTGGCCGCCTCGGCCCATCCCTAG
- the cas5c gene encoding type I-C CRISPR-associated protein Cas5, whose amino-acid sequence MAERPPLVTLRASGPLACFSRPEFSVERASYPWITPSAARAIFEAVFWKPRIRYEVREICLLAPIRFTSFRRNEVGITASVGPFGQVRRIQADKERQQRNTLALVDVDYQITAELYLNHDIPADGSDDNHGKYLACFTRRLERGQQFHQPYLGCREFAADVRLPDGTERPIPISMAHGLMLYDFRYPTTPARHREWEKGKVPRPLYFDARLVDGIVKVPSRADVLTTIPEAYR is encoded by the coding sequence ATGGCTGAGCGACCACCACTCGTGACGCTGCGTGCCTCGGGGCCTCTCGCATGCTTCAGTCGACCCGAGTTCTCCGTCGAACGCGCGAGCTATCCGTGGATCACGCCGTCCGCAGCACGGGCAATCTTCGAGGCTGTCTTCTGGAAGCCGCGCATCCGCTACGAGGTCCGCGAGATCTGCCTCCTCGCCCCCATCCGCTTTACCAGCTTCCGCCGCAACGAGGTCGGTATCACCGCCTCCGTCGGTCCCTTCGGCCAGGTCCGTCGAATCCAGGCCGACAAGGAGCGCCAGCAGCGCAACACCCTTGCGCTCGTCGACGTGGATTACCAGATCACCGCGGAGCTCTACCTGAACCACGACATCCCCGCAGACGGCTCCGACGACAACCACGGCAAGTACCTGGCCTGTTTCACACGCCGACTGGAACGCGGACAGCAATTCCACCAACCGTACCTCGGGTGTCGTGAGTTCGCCGCCGACGTACGACTACCGGACGGCACCGAGCGGCCCATTCCCATCAGCATGGCCCACGGCCTGATGCTCTACGACTTCCGCTATCCGACGACGCCGGCGCGCCACAGGGAGTGGGAGAAGGGCAAGGTCCCGCGCCCTCTCTACTTCGACGCGCGCCTCGTCGACGGCATCGTGAAGGTCCCAAGCCGTGCCGACGTGCTCACGACGATTCCGGAGGCCTATAGATGA
- the cas3 gene encoding CRISPR-associated helicase Cas3': protein MGEHLEEVARLAGQAASAFGFEEWGRLAGLWHDLGKYRNAFQRYLRGELPSASHKWAGAAHAVSLPHKAAAQLIALCIAGHHGGLPAWASGDRPATSHLSEAQQELDEALSGKVPPDLLAPPSIGVPPEATTILRRMNATDRQLYMELLARFLFSALVDGDYADTSAYYAPAEPAQRRNLVNQQASIPVLLARLDNHMAVLSARAPDTAVNRERRVVLGACRRGATQPPGVFDLCVPTGGGKTLSAMLFALAHAREHRLRRVIVTLPYTSIIEQNAAVYADVLGPENVLEHHSAWEEDDNLSRPGQSMPSASLRRQKLLTENWNSPVIITTSVQLLESLHANRAMRCRKLHNIAQSVIILDEVQTLPPHLLDATLDTLRTLVAGFGCSVVACTATQPALGRCESALTGRLTHERLGNIRSIVPDAAQSFTRLSRVRVRWPTDLAVPTSYESLASEAGGERQVLIVTHRRRDARDLARLLGNDALHLSASMLPAHRSRVIADIKGRLSRAEPCRVVATQVVEAGVDLDFPVVYRALAGVDSLAQAAGRCNREGRLRAKGEFRIFVAPTPPPRGVLELALAVTRKLASAGVPNLDDPALYRRFYEALYDLSDTDARGLTGLRSGAHSDFPEIAARYRLIESGWQIPVIVPWLGLPERVRRDIDRLRHGYTDGDALRRIRRATVNVERRLVGEWLGEGIVAMPKDFALPILALETFPTLYDDRLGLDYLDTPSLKPEDLVL from the coding sequence TTGGGCGAGCACCTTGAGGAGGTCGCTCGCCTCGCTGGCCAGGCCGCATCCGCCTTCGGCTTCGAGGAGTGGGGGCGGCTCGCCGGCCTCTGGCACGATCTGGGCAAGTACCGTAACGCGTTCCAGCGTTATCTGAGGGGCGAGCTCCCCTCGGCGAGCCACAAGTGGGCCGGGGCAGCGCACGCGGTCTCGCTCCCGCACAAGGCCGCGGCGCAGCTCATCGCACTCTGCATTGCCGGACATCACGGTGGCCTCCCGGCCTGGGCGTCCGGGGATCGACCGGCAACGTCTCACCTTTCCGAGGCCCAGCAGGAGCTCGACGAAGCTCTTTCGGGGAAGGTCCCTCCCGATCTTCTGGCCCCACCGTCCATCGGGGTCCCCCCGGAGGCCACCACGATCCTCAGGCGGATGAATGCCACGGACCGCCAACTCTACATGGAGTTGCTCGCGCGTTTCCTGTTCAGCGCCCTCGTGGACGGCGACTATGCGGACACGAGCGCCTACTACGCCCCTGCTGAACCAGCGCAGCGACGCAACCTCGTAAACCAGCAAGCCAGCATCCCCGTGCTGCTCGCCCGACTCGACAACCACATGGCCGTGCTCTCCGCGCGGGCGCCCGATACGGCCGTCAACCGCGAGCGCCGAGTCGTACTAGGCGCGTGCCGCCGTGGTGCAACGCAGCCCCCCGGGGTCTTCGACCTCTGCGTGCCGACTGGCGGTGGCAAGACGCTCTCCGCCATGCTCTTCGCCCTGGCCCACGCGCGCGAACATCGCCTAAGGCGCGTGATCGTCACGCTGCCCTACACGTCGATCATCGAACAGAACGCCGCCGTCTACGCCGACGTCCTGGGTCCGGAGAACGTGCTCGAGCACCACAGTGCCTGGGAGGAGGACGACAACCTATCACGGCCGGGACAATCGATGCCCAGCGCGAGCCTGCGCCGCCAGAAGTTGCTGACCGAGAACTGGAATAGCCCCGTCATCATCACCACCAGCGTCCAGCTCCTCGAGTCCCTTCACGCCAACAGGGCCATGCGCTGCCGGAAGCTCCACAACATCGCACAGAGCGTGATCATCCTGGACGAGGTGCAGACCCTTCCCCCGCACCTCCTCGACGCGACGCTCGACACGCTCCGCACCCTCGTCGCCGGTTTCGGCTGTTCCGTGGTGGCCTGTACGGCCACCCAACCCGCGCTCGGGCGATGTGAAAGCGCGCTCACTGGGAGGCTGACTCACGAGAGGTTGGGCAACATCCGCTCCATCGTCCCCGACGCTGCTCAGAGCTTCACGCGGCTCTCTCGCGTGCGCGTGCGATGGCCGACCGACCTGGCGGTTCCCACCTCTTACGAAAGCCTCGCCAGCGAGGCTGGTGGGGAGCGACAGGTCTTGATCGTGACCCACCGCCGAAGAGATGCGCGTGACCTGGCTCGATTGCTCGGTAACGATGCCCTCCACCTCTCGGCCTCGATGCTCCCCGCCCATCGCTCGCGGGTCATTGCCGATATCAAGGGCCGCCTGAGTCGCGCCGAACCATGTCGCGTCGTCGCAACCCAGGTCGTCGAGGCGGGTGTGGACCTGGACTTTCCCGTCGTCTACCGGGCTCTCGCCGGGGTGGACTCGCTCGCGCAGGCGGCTGGACGGTGCAACCGCGAGGGCCGGCTCCGGGCCAAGGGTGAATTCCGCATCTTCGTCGCCCCGACTCCACCTCCGCGCGGTGTGCTCGAACTAGCCCTCGCCGTCACGCGGAAGCTGGCGAGCGCCGGCGTTCCAAACCTCGACGATCCGGCGCTCTATCGGCGCTTCTACGAGGCGCTCTACGACCTCTCGGACACGGATGCGCGTGGGCTCACCGGCCTCCGTTCCGGCGCGCACAGCGATTTCCCAGAAATCGCCGCCCGCTATCGACTGATCGAGAGCGGCTGGCAGATCCCGGTGATCGTCCCATGGCTGGGACTACCCGAAAGGGTGCGGCGCGACATCGATCGCCTGCGTCATGGATACACCGATGGAGATGCGCTGAGGCGCATCCGGCGCGCAACTGTGAACGTCGAACGACGCCTCGTCGGGGAATGGCTCGGTGAGGGCATCGTAGCCATGCCGAAGGACTTCGCACTCCCCATCCTGGCCCTCGAGACCTTCCCAACCCTCTACGACGACCGCCTCGGTCTCGACTATCTCGATACGCCCAGCCTCAAACCGGAGGATCTCGTCCTATGA
- a CDS encoding acetyl-CoA C-acetyltransferase, whose translation MKKTLPRELFIVAAKRTAFGTFGGALKDLSATALGVEAAKAALAQAGVKPDAIDQVVFGNVQQTSPDAIYHARHVGLRAGVPDKAPALTVNRLCGSGFQAVISGAEQILLGDAELCLVGGAENMSQAPHVVQGVRWGLPFGKSPELQDSLWAALTDSYCNAPMAITAENLADKYGISREACDELALRSQKGWAAANEAGRFKDEIAPLELAGKKGPVTFAVDEHPRPDASLESMAKLRPVFKKDGRVTAGNASGICDGAAALIVASGDAVKKHGLKPLARLVQWGVAGVDPSIMGIGPAPAIRIALDRAGLELGGIDLFEVNEAFAPQYLAVEKELGLPREKTNVNGGAIALGHPLGASGARITTHLCYELARRNGRYAVGSACIGGGQGIAVVLGAV comes from the coding sequence ATGAAGAAGACTCTGCCCCGCGAGCTGTTCATCGTCGCTGCGAAGCGCACCGCCTTCGGCACCTTCGGCGGCGCGCTGAAGGACCTATCCGCCACCGCGCTCGGCGTCGAGGCTGCGAAGGCTGCGCTCGCGCAAGCCGGCGTGAAGCCCGACGCGATCGACCAGGTCGTCTTCGGCAACGTGCAGCAGACCTCCCCGGACGCGATCTATCACGCGCGCCACGTGGGGCTGCGCGCCGGCGTTCCGGACAAGGCGCCGGCCCTCACCGTGAATCGCCTCTGCGGCTCGGGCTTCCAGGCCGTCATCTCGGGCGCCGAGCAGATCCTCCTCGGCGACGCGGAGCTCTGCCTCGTGGGCGGCGCGGAGAACATGTCCCAGGCGCCGCACGTGGTGCAGGGGGTGCGCTGGGGCCTGCCCTTCGGCAAGAGCCCCGAGCTGCAGGACTCCCTCTGGGCCGCGCTCACCGACAGCTACTGCAACGCGCCGATGGCCATCACCGCCGAGAACCTGGCCGACAAGTACGGCATCAGCCGCGAGGCCTGCGACGAGCTCGCTCTCCGCTCGCAGAAGGGCTGGGCCGCAGCGAACGAGGCGGGCCGGTTCAAGGACGAGATCGCGCCGCTCGAGCTGGCCGGCAAGAAGGGCCCGGTGACCTTCGCCGTGGACGAGCACCCGCGCCCCGACGCCAGCCTCGAGAGCATGGCCAAGCTGCGGCCGGTCTTCAAGAAGGACGGCCGCGTGACGGCCGGCAACGCCTCGGGGATCTGCGACGGCGCCGCGGCGCTGATCGTCGCCTCCGGGGACGCGGTGAAGAAGCACGGCCTGAAGCCCCTCGCGCGCCTCGTGCAGTGGGGCGTGGCGGGCGTGGACCCCTCGATCATGGGCATCGGTCCGGCGCCGGCGATCCGCATCGCGCTCGACCGCGCGGGCCTCGAGCTCGGCGGGATCGACCTCTTCGAGGTGAACGAGGCCTTCGCGCCGCAATACCTCGCGGTGGAGAAGGAGCTCGGCCTGCCGCGCGAGAAGACGAACGTGAACGGCGGGGCCATCGCGCTCGGCCATCCGCTCGGCGCCTCGGGCGCCCGCATCACCACGCACCTCTGCTACGAGCTCGCCCGCCGCAACGGCCGCTACGCCGTGGGCTCGGCCTGCATCGGCGGCGGTCAGGGGATCGCAGTGGTCCTCGGCGCGGTGTAG
- a CDS encoding transposase, whose product MAELCRMFGVSRQTGYAWVERYREGGSDLRAIAERSRRPKTSPTALAAELEDLIVEARKLRPKWGPRKLHRMLVEANPGKAVPSASVMAKVLKRRGMTVPRRRRRRTASAVGVLSPFSGCDAPNAVWCMDFKGWFLTGDGVRCYPFTLIDAFSRYLLRCEALVDPDGNQVRRVLDSAFLEFGLPIALRSDGGPPFASTGPARLTELSVWLLHLGIRVEIIAPGKPQQNGRLERLHRTLKGETASPPQKDRRAQQRLFDVWRRDYNQERPHDALALRRPAAVYEVSSRRYPRPLVQPTFDAFARVARVDKHGLVQLHQRTVFISRALRHEYVEFDALDSGRWKVRWGSIPLGTLDEHRLDRGLIVARRRRGAGGVSGMSLG is encoded by the coding sequence ATGGCTGAGCTCTGCCGCATGTTCGGCGTGAGCCGGCAGACGGGCTACGCCTGGGTCGAACGCTACCGCGAGGGGGGCAGTGACCTGCGTGCCATCGCCGAGCGGTCGCGGCGACCGAAGACCTCGCCGACCGCGCTCGCCGCTGAGCTCGAGGACCTCATCGTCGAGGCCAGGAAGCTTCGACCAAAGTGGGGCCCGCGGAAGCTCCACCGGATGCTTGTCGAGGCGAACCCCGGCAAGGCTGTCCCGAGTGCCAGCGTGATGGCGAAGGTCCTCAAGCGCCGAGGGATGACCGTCCCTAGGCGCCGACGGCGACGCACCGCCTCGGCAGTGGGCGTGCTGTCGCCCTTCAGCGGCTGCGACGCGCCGAACGCGGTCTGGTGCATGGACTTCAAGGGCTGGTTCCTCACTGGCGACGGCGTGCGATGCTACCCGTTCACGCTCATTGATGCCTTCAGCCGCTATCTGCTGCGCTGCGAGGCGCTCGTAGATCCCGACGGCAATCAGGTGCGCCGCGTGCTCGATTCGGCGTTCCTAGAGTTCGGGCTGCCGATCGCGCTCCGCTCGGACGGCGGTCCTCCATTCGCATCCACGGGTCCAGCTCGCCTCACCGAGCTCTCGGTGTGGTTGCTTCACCTCGGGATCCGCGTCGAGATCATCGCGCCGGGCAAGCCGCAGCAGAACGGCCGGCTCGAGCGGCTACACCGCACGCTGAAGGGTGAAACGGCCTCGCCGCCGCAGAAGGACCGTCGTGCCCAGCAGCGCCTCTTCGACGTCTGGCGCCGCGACTATAACCAGGAGCGTCCGCACGACGCGCTGGCGCTTCGCCGACCGGCCGCCGTCTACGAGGTCTCCTCGCGGAGATACCCCCGTCCGCTCGTACAGCCGACGTTCGACGCCTTCGCTCGCGTGGCCCGCGTCGACAAGCACGGCCTCGTGCAGCTACATCAGCGAACCGTCTTCATCAGCCGTGCCCTGCGCCATGAGTACGTCGAGTTCGATGCCCTGGATAGCGGCCGCTGGAAGGTACGCTGGGGATCGATCCCGCTCGGGACGCTCGACGAGCACCGCCTCGACAGAGGCCTCATCGTTGCCAGACGCCGACGAGGCGCAGGAGGAGTGTCAGGGATGTCCTTGGGCTGA